In the Mytilus trossulus isolate FHL-02 chromosome 1, PNRI_Mtr1.1.1.hap1, whole genome shotgun sequence genome, one interval contains:
- the LOC134697380 gene encoding peroxisomal sarcosine oxidase-like, with protein sequence MNTKMNRDYTYDVIVVGAGIEGSATAYQLAKKGKSALLLEQFPIPHNRGSSHGQTRITRKAYGVYKHYAVMMEEAYNSWNLLEKETNTTLYYETGMLCAGKRENTFINGTIEFSKTNGIPVEVTDEEDVGKIYPTMTFPKNYVFVLDKCAGILLADKGLRAFQDIFRKNGGILKDNEVVTNITPGSVITVQTSKGQYTCKSIILTVGPWAKQLLPTLGIHIPLKPIRISVCYWKEKNPGEYGLGKFPTFYESEAVDGKYSVYGFPSMEYPGYVKMCLGWGPDVDPDNRDFVNEEWVISRIKKYVTDHFPNLHSEPSIVEPCIYTMVPDEDFVLDKHPKWSNVIIGAGFSGHGFKLAPVVGKL encoded by the exons ATGAACACTAAAATGAACAGAGACTATACTTATGATGTAATTGTTGTCGGTGCTGGAATAGAAGGGTCAGCAACCGCATACCAGTTAGCCAAGAAAGGTAAATCTGCATTACTACTAGAACAg TTTCCTATTCCACATAATCGTGGAAGTTCACATGGCCAGACACGAATCACAAGGAAAGCTTATGGTGTGTATAAACACTATGCCGTTATGATGGAGGAAGCTTATAACTCTTGGAATCTCCTGGAAAAAGAAACTAACACTACACTGTATTA tgAGACTGGAATGCTATGCGCTGGAAAAAGAGAAAATACATTCATTAACGGGACTATAGAATTCTCAAAGACAAATGGAATACCAGTAGAAGTTACAGACGAAGAGGATGTAGGAAAAATATATCCCACGATGACATTTCCAAAGaattatgtgtttgttttagaTAAATGTGCTGGGATACTCCTAGCTGATAAGGGACTACGAGCTTTCCAG gATATATTCCGAAAAAATGGCGGAATATTGAAGGACAACGAGGTAGTAACTAATATTACTCCTGGTTCAGTAATTACTGTACAGACGTCTAAAGGCCagtatacatgtaaaagtatTATCCTAACTGTCGGACCATGGGCAAAACAACTCTTACCAACGTTAGGGATACACATACCTCTGAAG CCAATAAGAATAAGCGTATGCTACTGGAAAGAGAAAAATCCAGGAGAATACGGATTGGGCAAATTTCCAACTTTTTATGAGAGTGAAGCTGTTGATGGAAAATACAGTGTGTACGGCTTTCCTAGTATGGAATATCCTGGCTATGTTAAG atgTGTCTAGGATGGGGTCCTGATGTCGACCCAGACAACAGAGATTTTGTTAATGAAGAATGGGTAATTTCCAGAATCAAGAAATATGTTACTGACCATTTTCCAAATCTCCATTCAGAACCAAGCATAGTCGAACCATGCATATACACG ATGGTACCTGATGAAGATTTTGTATTAGACAAACATCCAAAGTGGTCAAATGTAATCATTGGAGCAGGATTTTCTG GACATGGCTTTAAACTTGCGCCAGTTGTCGGTAAACTTTGA
- the LOC134705820 gene encoding peroxisomal sarcosine oxidase-like, which produces MTDFPLPHSLGSSHRQSMITRKAYGPKEHYAVMMNEAFQLWEQLEKESKTEIFINTGMLSVGESGNDFIDGTIKAMRKHNIPMDVFGSDEAKVKYPMISYPTDFTYVLDHSGGILRADKALKAFQDQFKKFGGDLHDGEAMVNVIPGKVITVNTSKSSYKCNSLVLTVGPWAKTILPSLGVHIPLRPLRISVCYWKEKIHVQYPANRFPVFVQHPAVDNYDVYGLPSEEYPGHVKICLHFCPDIDPDNRDTVDDTWVIDKLKSYVSKHFPNLVPEPSILETCIYSVS; this is translated from the exons TTTCCTCTGCCTCATAGTCTGGGTAGTTCTCATAGACAGAGTATGATCACCAGAAAAGCTTATGGACCAAAGGAACATTACGCCGTCATGATGAATGAAGCCTTTCAGTTATGGGAGCAGTTGGAAAAAGAGAGTAAAACAGaaatattcat AAACACAGGAATGTTATCTGTAGGTGAATCTGGTAACGATTTTATCGATGGTACAATCAAAGCTATGAGAAAACATAATATTCCAATGGATGTATTCGGTTCTGATGAAGCAAAGGTTAAGTATCCAATGATATCCTACCCGACAGATTTCACATACGTTTTAGATCACAGTGGTGGAATACTACGGGCGGATAAGGCTCTTAAAGCCTTTCAG gaTCAATTCAAGAAGTTCGGTGGAGATTTACATGATGGAGAGGCAATGGTCAATGTTATCCCTGGAAAAGTTATAACCGTCAATACTTCAAAATCATCATACAAGTGCAACAGTCTTGTGTTGACCGTTGGTCCATGGGCTAAAACGATTCTGCCATCTCTCGGTGTCCACATTCCATTAAGG CCTTTAAGAATATCAGTTTGTTACTGGAAAGAGAAGATTCATGTGCAATATCCTGCGAACAGATTCCCTGTCTTTGTACAACATCCAGCGGTAGATAACTATGATGTGTATGGCTTACCAAGTGAGGAATATCCTGGACATGTTAAG atctgtttacatttttgtccAGACATCGACCCTGATAACAGAGATACTGTAGATGACACATGGGTGATAGATAAACTGAAAAGTTATGTCTCAAAACATTTCCCTAATCTAGTTCCAGAACCAAGTATTCTAGAAACATGCATTTACAGTGTAAGTTGA